ATGCCGACCTTCCCGCCCGCGCCGCCGGGCCCGCCGACGCCCTGAGCGACGTTGTACGCGTCTCCATAACCGCCGTCGCCACCGTTGCCCGACGCCCCATAAGCCGCGTCACCGCCCCGGCCGCCTTCGCCGCCGAATGCGACGTCGGTAGCGTCGTCGCTGGTCGCCTCCGCGTCGCCGCCTTTGCCGCCCTTGCCGCCGGAACCGATCGTGCCGGCGCCACCAGCGCCGCCGTCGCCGGCAACGGCGTTGCCGCTCTCGGTGATGGCCTTCCCGCCGGCACCGCCACGGCCACCCGAGCCGGACACACCGCCCTTGCCGCCCACTCCGCCGTCGGCGCCGAACGCGTCTCCGATCGCCCGGGTGTCCGCACCGCCGGCGCCGCCCGAGCCGCCGTACCCGAACAGGGCCGCGCCCGCACCGCCGGCGCCTCCGTCGACCGCCGCTGACAGCTGGTTGCCATCTTCGTCGTACACGGCGTCCGCACCGTCGCCGCCGTCGCCGCCGATCCCCATGAACAGACCGGCATTACCGCCGCGGCCACCGTTGGCGCCATTGCCGCCGTTGCCGAACAGGATTCCGCCGTTGCCACCGTTGCACGCCGCACCCGTGCAGTCCGCCGGTGCGTCAAGGCCGTTGCCGATGAAGTAACGGACCATATCGGCAACCTCGGCGAGCGGGCCGGGTACGGCAGCCGCGAGGGCCGCAGTCTTGTGAGTCGAGGGGCCGACATGCACGGGGGCCCCTGCGAGGGTGAGGAAGACAAGGTCGGCGACCGGTGCCGTCGAGGTCGCCACGTCGGAAGTGCTGACGCTCGACACCGTCGCATGCGCGATGACCGCCGGCATCTGCACGGGTTGACGCACCCGAGACGGTGCGACGACCGACGCCCCCGTGCTGCGAGTAAGGGGGGCAGGCGCGGCCGGAACAGACGTGTAGGCCATCGGGACCGTGGCAGTGGAAGCAGCGGGCAGCTCGGCGGCAGGCGCGGCCGACTGCGTGACGGCTGGCATGACCACCGAACCGGCGACCACCACGCCGGTGATCACGGGCGGTGCGAACGTCCCCATGCACCGGCCGACGACCCCGCGGACGCCACGAGTTTGCGCCATTACCATTTCCCCCTGAGTTCAGTTGTGCGGCAGTCGTATTCGAAGAACGCGACGCTAGACTTTGATCGTTCTGGGAATCGCACGATTCTCGATGAAGAGTTCTGGAGTGCCGCCCGCAATGGGAACTTCCACCCGGACGTTGCTCAGGTAGATCGTCTGTACCGGCGTCTGCACCACCAGCGTGCCGGTCACAACGTCAACCGGAACTTTGGCCTCGACCCACCCCGTGGTGTGCGGCGGCAGCGGAACTTGCACCGTCTGAGTGGTGGTGAAGGTGTCGGTCCACGTGCTGGTGTATTCAGTGCTGACTTCAGCCTTGATCACGCCCAGTAGGTCGAACCCACCCTTGACGCCGCCCTTCAGGCTGGACGAGTACGCCTTCGAGACCGTAATGGCCACTGGTGAACTCGTGTCCTTGTCGGTGTTGTTGTGCACGACCGAACCGACCACCTGCGCCTGGCCGTGGCCACCGGTTACGACCTTCGAGTCCACCCATCGGCAGCTCACCCCAGATGCACTGCAGAGACCGACGAGCTTCTGTTGGCGATCTACCGGCAGGTTGGTCGCGTCGAGGGCAGAGTTACCAGCAGCGAGCACGAATACTGTCCGGCGGGCGTCCCCTTCGTCACCTTCCACCTTGCACCGGCTGGTATCGCAAATCGCCAGGCCGCCATTGCCGGTCACCGGCCGAGCCTGCCAATAGGTGTATTCCGCACGGACATCAATGATGGCGCCGTCGCTGTCCTTGAACGACAGGATCACATCGGTGTCCCGGAACGCCGTGGTCGTGAACAGTCCGAGGATCGAGGTGCGCTTCTGGGCGAGTTCGAGCGTGATCTTCTCGCCCGGAGCGACGATAGTGCCGACCGGAGGCGTCCTGACGATGGACCGTCCGGCGCCTTCGGGCGTGACGATCTTCACGTCGGTCAAGGTGAGCGACGTCGGCGCCATGTTGTAGATCGTGTAGAGCTGGAATCCCTTGGACGGGGTATCGGACGACCTCGTGTCGATTGTGGCGGCAGCCGTGCGCAGCGCGGCCAGACCCGCGGTCATGGAGCCGGCGGGGTTGGTGAACAAGGTCGTCACCGACTGCGAGAGTGCCGATTGCATGTGCTCCAGGTCCCGGCGCACGCCACCCAGCATTGCTTCAAGATCTGCTGGTGATGGAATCGCCGGAGCGCCACCACCTTTCAGCGACGCCAACGGATTGGACGCCGATCGCACGGTGGCGGCCTTGACCGATGCCGAGGTCTGCAATGCCGGCCGGGTGGCCGCGCCGGCCCGCACTGAACCAGACCGCGGCGTGTCCGACTTCGAGGCATCCGACTTCGATGTGGCCGGCTTCGACTTGGCGGCCGCGCGCTGCAGTCCCGCTGACTTTGACTCGGTACCGTGCGAGCCATTGTCATTGGATGACGGTGCTGCGGCGGCGATTCCGTGCCCGGTGGCCAGCGCGGCACCGAGTCCGGTCGCGACGGCCAAGCCACCGATCCGTGCGTAGCGCATTGCCGACTGGCGCGAAGAAGTTGCTCCCACGACCCAAACCCCCGATAACGATGTGCGATGAGACGACGCCTCCGTGGTGCAGAATGACAGCACCAGATGGCGAACCCGCGGAGTTACTGTAAACAGCAGTGGGTAGTTTGGCAACCGAAGATGAACTTATCTAAGTAAGTGCGCCATCACGCGCCTGGCCAAAGACCTAGGCAGAGAGCGTGATTTCAGCCATCACCCTCGACCCCACGATTTGGCGCTCATCAATGCAGCAAATTACGCTGCGAGACGGCGCGAATTGTGTTAAAGCACTGGTCTGACCTCACGGCAGCTCGACGGCCACTGCCGACGCTCCCGGGACCGGCCGGCTGACCCGAAGCCCGGCTTCTTCGGCGATGACGGCCGCGGCGGCCCAATCATGCTCGGCGAGATCGGTTTCGACGAACCCATCGATGGCGCCCTCGGCGACTGCACAGATCGCCAATGCCGCCGACCCGAAGATCCGCGCGTCGGTGTAGTCGCGCATGTGCTGCGCGGTCAACGTGAACTGCTCGCGCCGGACATCGGCGGAGTACGAGTACCCCATCCCCAGCAGACGCGCCCCTGCGCCGTTGTCGGGCCCGGCGAGCCGGCGCACTCCGGCGGCGTCGGCGAGCCAGGCACCCCCGCCGCGGTGCGCGAAGTACGTCTTACCCAACGCCGGCGCGACCACCGCCCCGGCGAGCCAGTCGCCGTCGGCATCCACCGCCCCTACACATGTTGCGTAGTACGGGATTCCCCGGGTGAAGTTGGTGGTTCCGTCGAGCGGATCGATCGACCACCGCACCGCAGCCGTCGGTCGTCCGGCCGGGGGCAGTTCCTCCCCGGTGATCTCGTCAGCGGGCCGCCGCGCCCCGATCACCCCGCGCACCGCATGCTCGGCGGCGACGTGGACGTTCGTGACCAGATTGCCCTGCTCCCCCTTGGTGGTGATCTGAAGATCGCCTCGGGCGCCTGCGGCGAGCACGTCCGCGCCGCTGCGGGCGGCCGCCAAGGCGACGTCGAGCAACTCAGCGGCGCTCAGGACTCCGGTCACGACTCGATCCGGGCGCCACTCGTCGCGTCAAATGCGTGGACTCCGCCGGGCCGCACCGACATCGTCACCACGGCCCCTTCGGTCAGGCCACCCAGCCCGGCCATGTCGACCACGCTGATCAGGGTGGCGCCAGGCGCCTCGACAGCGACGATGGCCCGCGGCCCCAGATGTTCGATGAGGGCCACCCTCCCGGTCGAGGCAGGCTCCACGTCAGCGTCGGCGGGTTCGATCACCAGATCCTCCGGGCGGAAGCCAAGCGTCACCGGATCCGCTTGGCGTCGAACAACGTTGCCCACCGCGAACACCAGACCGTCAGCGGAGCGGAAGACACCGCTGTCGATCACTCCGGGCACCAGGTTCATCTTGGGACTGCCGACGAATCCGGCGACGAAGGTGCTGGCCGGCTTGTTGTACACCTCCAGCGGGGCGCCCTGTTGCGCGATGCGGCCCTCGTTCATCACGACCATGCGGTCGGACAGCGTCATCGCCTCTTCCTGATCGTGGGTCACATACAGCGATGTGATGCCCAGCCGGCGCTGGATACGCAGCAACTCGGTGCGGGTTTCGACGCGGAGTTTGGCATCCAGATTGCTCAGTGGCTCGTCGAACAGGAACACCGAAGGCTCCCGGATGATCGCCCGGCCGATCGCGACGCGCTGCTGCTGACCGCCGCTGAGGTCCTTCGGCTTTCGCGACAGTGCACCGGTGAGGCCGAGTGTCTCGGCGACGGCCGCGGCACGATCGCGGGCTTCCTTCTTGGCGATTTTCTTGGCGCGCAGCGGAAACGCGATGTTCTGCTCGACGGTCAGGTGCGGGTACAGCGCGTAATTCTGGAACACCATGGCGATGTCGCGGTCCTTGGGTTCCAGTGCGGTGACGTCCTTGTCGCCGATCCGGATGGTGCCCGCGGTGACGGGTTCCAGGCCGGCCAGCATCCGAAGCGACGTCGACTTACCGCATCCCGACGGACCCACCAACACCGTGAATGACCCGTCCGCCATCTCGAGATCGAGGTCATGGACGATGCGAGCATCGCCGTAGGCCTTGTTCACACCACTGAAAGTGACTGTAGCCATGCTGTTTTCGTTCTCTCCTGCCGTGCTAGGTCTTGACCGCGCCGCCGCTGATGCCCTGGACCAGGCGGCGCTGAACAAAGAAGCTCGCGATGACGACCGGGACGACGGCGATCAGGATCGCCGCGCACATCGATCCGATCTGCACTCCGCGGAACGTGTTGAATCCGGCGATCGCCACCGGGAGAATCTTCGCGTTGCCCGGCGCCAGGATCAGCCCGTAGAACATGTCGTTCCACGACAAGGTGAAGCCGAAGATCGCCGATGCGCCGATACCGGGCAACACCTGCGGTAAGACCACCAGCAGGAATGCCCGAAACCGGCCGAAGCCGTCGACTCGGGCCTGCTCTTCGATGGATTTCGGCACCGCCTCGAAGAACCCGATGAGAAACCACGTCACCACCGGCGCGACGAAGCTCAGGTGCGCGAAGATCACGGGTACCAGGCTGTCCTGCAGGCGAAGCGCATACGCCATGGTCAGGAACGGGAAAACCAGCACGGCCGGTGGAATCATCTGGGCGGCAAGCAGTCCGAATCGGGTAGCGGTGCCGCCGGCCCGATAGGCGGTGATCGCGTAGGCACCCATGCAACCGACCACCAGGCTGATCGCCACACTGATGAATGCCACTCCGAAGCTGCGGGCCGCCGCGTCGAGAATCCCCGAGGACAGCACCGAACGCCAGCTGTCCAAATTCGGGCTGAACAGGACCAGAGCCGGATCATTGAGCTGCACAGGCGTTTTGAGGCTCGCGAGGATGATCCAGGCGATCGGCATGACCACCACGACGACGCCGACCCACAACACCACGATGCGGGCCAGGGTGTATCCCTTCACGCTGCTCATGCGTCGCGGTTCCTCTCCAGCAGCCGGAATGTGAGCACAACCGCGGTCAGCACCACGGCGAGCACCACGAACGCCATCGAGGCCGCGCTGCCGAGCCGGAAGAACTGCACGCCGGTCTGGTAGGTGAAGTACTGCAGTGTCTGGGTTTCGGTGCCGGGACCGCCTTTGGTGGTGGCGTAGACGTATTCGAAGACCTTCATCGCGTCCAGCGCCCGCAGGAGCACGGCGACGGCCAGCACGGGCCGTAGCAGCGGCAGGATAACGCGCCAGAACACGTACCAGGGCGGTGCGCCGTCCACGCGGGCCGCCTCCAGTGGCTGTTTGGGGATCGATTCCAGGCCGGCGAGCAGCAGGTCTTCTCCGTTCAGAAGCCCGTTATCGCGATGCTTCACCTCTCCGCGCTGCCCGGCGACCCCGGATTCGACACCCGCGCCGGGCTTTCGGCCGTGGTGGATCGCGCCAAGGAGGAGCTCGACGCGCTCCAGCAGGGCGGCGTCGACGGTGTGATGATCTCGAACGAGTTCAGCCTGCCCTACCTCACCAAGACCGAACCGATCACCGCGATCACCATGGCCCGCATCATCGGCCAGTTGCTCGGTGACATCTCGATTCCCTACGGGGTCAACGTGTTGTGGGACGGTCGCGCGTCGATCGACCTCGCCGTCGCCACCGGGGCACAGTACGTCCGCGAGATCTTCACCGGTGTGTACGCCAGCGATTTCGGGTTGTGGGACACCAATATCGGTGAGGTCGCCCGTCATCGCACCCGGATCGGCGGCGCCGGGGTCAAGCTCTTCTTCAACATCGTTCCCGAGTCCGCCACGTACCTTGCTCAGCGCGATCTCGCGTCGATCACCCGCACAACGGTGTTCGCCACGCTTCCCGACGCCATCTGCGTATCGGGGCTGACAGCCGGCGCCCCAACGGATCTCGAGGCGTTGTCCGTCGTCAAGAAGTCCGCGGGGACCGTCCCGGTGTTCGTCAACACCGGAGTCAGGGCCGAGAACGTCGCCGACCAGTTGGCGGTCGCCGATGGCGCGATCGTCGGGACGTACTTCAAGAAGGACGGCATCTTCGAGAACCCGGCTCAGCGCGAACGGGTGGCCGAGCTCATGGCCAATGCCAGGAGCGCCGGCTAGACCATCGCGATCGGCGAGACCGGCGCGCCGATCTCCAGCGCGCCGGCCAGTTCGCGGCTCACGTCGTAGTCGAACACCACGTGGCCGGAGATGACGTCGATGTCCCGTTTGGCGCGCTGCAGCGGGTTGTGCAGGAAATGCGCACTGGCGCCGGAGGATTCGAGTAGGTCGGCAACGACAGCACGGGACTCGTGCACGATGTGCGCGGCCGCCACCCGGGCTCGGGCACGGACCGTGCGCGGGATCCGGGTGCCGTCGGTGACCAAGCCCTCGATCAGTTCGACCGTGTCGTCCAGCAGGCCGTGCAGCGCGCGTAACCGCACCCGCGCATCGCCGAGGCGGATCTGCGCGGCCGGCTGTTGTTTCTGGGCCACCCCGGAATAGGCCAGCAGTCGCTCACCGAGGCGGGTGGCGAACCCGTCGGCGACCGCCTCGGCGGCACCGAGTGCCGGCATCGCCGCAAGCAGCGACAGCGCGGGCACCATCGGCCACCGGTAGGCGCTCGCATTGTGCAGCGCCGCACCCGGCGCGGTGCCGCCGTAGACGTCGACCACGCCGACCAGGCGGTGCTCGGGCACAAACACGTCGTTCACCAGCACATCGTGGGAGCCGGTCCCCCGCATCCCATCGGTGTGCCAAACATCCTCGACCGCAACGTCATCGAACGGCAACAGGGCCAGCGCGGGATACCTGGCGTCGTCGGGTCCGCACAGTGCGCCGACCATCACCCAGTCGGCGGCCATGATCCCGGTGGCCCAGGACCACCGCCCGGACAACCGCACGCCGCCGTCGACCGGCACTCCGCGACCGGTCGGTGCCAGCGGCGCCGGGCACAACACCGGCCCGTCGGCGAACACCTCGTCCTGCGCCTGCTCGCCGAACAGTGCCAGCATCCAGTTGTGCAGGGTGTAGAACCCCAACGTCCAGGCGCTCGACGCACAGCCATGGGCCATCCGGCGCACCGGTTCCAGAATGTCCGGGAACGGCGCCTGGTCCCCGCCGTAGCGAGCCGGCAACAACAGTCGCGGCAGTCCGCTGGCGCGGTAGTCCCCGATGGTGGCGTCAGGCAGGCGGCGCAGCTCTTCGGCCTCTGCGGCGCGCCGCGCCAGGCACGCCACGAAGTCGTCGCTGATCATCGATCGGACGCTACCATACCTTTTGGTATGGTTTAGTGCCGCAGCATGATGTCCAGGAATCGCTGTTGCTGCGCAGCAGCTTTCGAGCCCGGCGCCGATGCTGAGAGGTGCAGGAATCCGACACCGGCGGCGAACGTCGCATCGGCGCGCACGGCGGCCTCTTCGGTGCTGAACCCGTCGTCGAGGTAGGCCTGCCGCACCGCACGGCGCACCCGCCGATCGGACGCGGCCACCGCCGACGCGACATCGGCATCGGTGCGTGCCCACTCCCGCATCGCCCGCTCCAGCATCCAATGCCGTTGCCCCAGAAGGGCTCCCATCATCCGGCTGAGCCGCTCGCGCGGCGCAAGCCCGGCCAGCCGGGTGAACTCGGCACGGTCGGTGTCGTTCACCTCGGCCCAGGTATCGGCCAACGCGCGCCGATACGTACCGAGGTCGGTGAAATGCCAGTAGAAGCTGCCCTTGGTGGCACCCACCCGCTCGCAGAGCCGGCCGACGGTCAGCGCCTTGACGCCCTGCTCGGCGAGCAATGAGAACCCGGCTTCGACCCAGTCCGCAGAGCTCAGCATGGCGGGGAGGTTACGCCTCCGGGCTGGGGCCCCGGACTGCCTCGGCGGCCGCACGGATCTGCGGCGTCACCAGCATGACCTGGCCGAGCACCCCGTTGACGAAGCCCGGCGAGTCGTCGGTGGACAGCTCCTTGGCCAGCTCGACCGCCTCGTCGACGGCCACCGGTTCCGGAACGTCCTCGGCGTGC
This is a stretch of genomic DNA from Mycobacterium sp. ELW1. It encodes these proteins:
- a CDS encoding BtpA/SgcQ family protein, with amino-acid sequence MLHLSALPGDPGFDTRAGLSAVVDRAKEELDALQQGGVDGVMISNEFSLPYLTKTEPITAITMARIIGQLLGDISIPYGVNVLWDGRASIDLAVATGAQYVREIFTGVYASDFGLWDTNIGEVARHRTRIGGAGVKLFFNIVPESATYLAQRDLASITRTTVFATLPDAICVSGLTAGAPTDLEALSVVKKSAGTVPVFVNTGVRAENVADQLAVADGAIVGTYFKKDGIFENPAQRERVAELMANARSAG
- a CDS encoding TetR/AcrR family transcriptional regulator, yielding MLSSADWVEAGFSLLAEQGVKALTVGRLCERVGATKGSFYWHFTDLGTYRRALADTWAEVNDTDRAEFTRLAGLAPRERLSRMMGALLGQRHWMLERAMREWARTDADVASAVAASDRRVRRAVRQAYLDDGFSTEEAAVRADATFAAGVGFLHLSASAPGSKAAAQQQRFLDIMLRH
- a CDS encoding carbohydrate ABC transporter permease, giving the protein MSSVKGYTLARIVVLWVGVVVVVMPIAWIILASLKTPVQLNDPALVLFSPNLDSWRSVLSSGILDAAARSFGVAFISVAISLVVGCMGAYAITAYRAGGTATRFGLLAAQMIPPAVLVFPFLTMAYALRLQDSLVPVIFAHLSFVAPVVTWFLIGFFEAVPKSIEEQARVDGFGRFRAFLLVVLPQVLPGIGASAIFGFTLSWNDMFYGLILAPGNAKILPVAIAGFNTFRGVQIGSMCAAILIAVVPVVIASFFVQRRLVQGISGGAVKT
- a CDS encoding inositol monophosphatase family protein, with the translated sequence MTGVLSAAELLDVALAAARSGADVLAAGARGDLQITTKGEQGNLVTNVHVAAEHAVRGVIGARRPADEITGEELPPAGRPTAAVRWSIDPLDGTTNFTRGIPYYATCVGAVDADGDWLAGAVVAPALGKTYFAHRGGGAWLADAAGVRRLAGPDNGAGARLLGMGYSYSADVRREQFTLTAQHMRDYTDARIFGSAALAICAVAEGAIDGFVETDLAEHDWAAAAVIAEEAGLRVSRPVPGASAVAVELP
- the ugpC gene encoding sn-glycerol-3-phosphate ABC transporter ATP-binding protein UgpC encodes the protein MATVTFSGVNKAYGDARIVHDLDLEMADGSFTVLVGPSGCGKSTSLRMLAGLEPVTAGTIRIGDKDVTALEPKDRDIAMVFQNYALYPHLTVEQNIAFPLRAKKIAKKEARDRAAAVAETLGLTGALSRKPKDLSGGQQQRVAIGRAIIREPSVFLFDEPLSNLDAKLRVETRTELLRIQRRLGITSLYVTHDQEEAMTLSDRMVVMNEGRIAQQGAPLEVYNKPASTFVAGFVGSPKMNLVPGVIDSGVFRSADGLVFAVGNVVRRQADPVTLGFRPEDLVIEPADADVEPASTGRVALIEHLGPRAIVAVEAPGATLISVVDMAGLGGLTEGAVVTMSVRPGGVHAFDATSGARIES
- a CDS encoding acyl-CoA dehydrogenase encodes the protein MISDDFVACLARRAAEAEELRRLPDATIGDYRASGLPRLLLPARYGGDQAPFPDILEPVRRMAHGCASSAWTLGFYTLHNWMLALFGEQAQDEVFADGPVLCPAPLAPTGRGVPVDGGVRLSGRWSWATGIMAADWVMVGALCGPDDARYPALALLPFDDVAVEDVWHTDGMRGTGSHDVLVNDVFVPEHRLVGVVDVYGGTAPGAALHNASAYRWPMVPALSLLAAMPALGAAEAVADGFATRLGERLLAYSGVAQKQQPAAQIRLGDARVRLRALHGLLDDTVELIEGLVTDGTRIPRTVRARARVAAAHIVHESRAVVADLLESSGASAHFLHNPLQRAKRDIDVISGHVVFDYDVSRELAGALEIGAPVSPIAMV